TTTTCAAGCGCCTGACGTTTTGTTTCCAGGACGGTAATTTTTGATTCGGATTTCAGAGTCTCATCGTCTAAACCGAGTTTTTCTTTCTGAAGGTTTCCGGATTCGAGCTGCAGGATATCCGTTCTTCTCCGATACCCTGATAACTGCGAATCCAGTCTCTCCAGATCCTTCTTCAGGCCGGCTTCCTTTACATTAAGGTCGCCCATGCTTGCACGGCAGGATTCGAGATCTTTCGAACACGCGTTTTCTTTCAACTCATTCGCTTTGAGTTCGCTTTTTAGAATGGTCAACCTTTTGCCAAGATCTTGAAGCTTTTTGTCGAGATCTGCCATTTCGTGTCGATCCCGGAAGATCTCTTCACGGCTGGAGTCTTCCATGCCTCCAATGATTTCGCCATGTTTCGTGAGGACTTCTCCGGTCTTGGTTACCAGATCCACAGAATATCCGTTATTCTCCCAGAGACGAACCGCGGTAGCCAAATCGTCCACTACGAAACAATCGCTGAGGAGAAACGATCCCAGTTCCTCACATCCAGCCCGGAACGAGACAATCTCACTCAACCGGATTGCGTCTTCAGGGCCGGGAGAACCCTCCTTGTTCGACTCAAATCTCGGCTTACGCGGCAAAAAGCCCGATCTGCCGGCGGCCTGTTCCTTCAACAGGTTCGCGGATTCTGCACCATGTTGCGGCGATTCCACCACGAGATGTCCCAGTCTATTCCCGAGCGCTGCTGTAAGAGCTTTACGATGCTCCGGGGCCACTTCCACCATTTCAGCAAGGGGTCCGAGCAGCGAGTCCGAGCCACATGTATCTTTGTTGACCATGAGAAACCGCACGCCTTCGTCGTATGCCCGGAATTCGTGCTGCATTGCCGAAAGAGAATCGAATCTAGCTTTAGAAACGGCAAATTCTTTCTCGTCCAAGGAAAGGGATTCCCTCATGGAAACGATCTGTTTTCTCAGATTTTCGCGGTCCTCGGAGAGACGATCCTTGCGCTCTGATTGTTCTGCGAGAGCTCTTGTCGTCATCTCCAATTCGCCGGCAAGAGCTTCACGCTGCAGGGCATCGGCTTTTTGGGCATCGGAAATGGACTGCAGTTCGCCAGTCATTTTCTCGAGACTGAGATCGATTTCTCTGGCTCTCTTTTTCAGGAAGGTAATGCGATTGCGCTCCTGGGCCGACTCCTGAAGCGTTCTGAACACGTTTTCTTTGAACTGTTCGACTGCCCGCCGTTCTGCAACAAGGCTCTGATCTGCTGCCCGCATGCTTGATTGTGCTTGTTTCAGATCCTCTGAAGCGGCTGCAATGGATTCTGAGATGGTGTTCCGATTCTTCTGCAGAGTATCTTTTAGTGAGGAAGCCTCTCCGAGCTTCTTGACGATCACGATACGTTCGTCGGTCGATCTTTTTTGCCGTTCGGTTGATTGCGCAATACCTGATCTGTGTTTTTCGATGCGGCCTCTCAGGGCAGTGAGTTCCACATCCGCTTTGTGGCGGGATTCCACGAGATCTTTGAGCTTCTTATCTAGTTCCAAAGCCTTGAGCTTCTCTGCTTCAAGTGCCGCGGACAATCCGGAATAATCGGCTTCGCATTGTGCGAGCTTCGCGTGTTCTTCCTGGAGCACTCCATCTACACGGACCTTTTCAGTTTCCACTTCGCGGTATTTCCAGGAATGGATGCTGAGATCCAGGCTGCGAAGCTCTTCGGTCAGCTTTCGATAACGCTCTGCTCTGGCTGCTTGTCTCTTGAGCGCTGTGCTTTGGCGTTTCACTTCACTAACGATATCGCTGATACGGACGAGGTTCTGTTTGGTCTGCTCCAGCTTTTTTATTGCAGCTTCTTTTCTCGATTTGTACCGGTTTATTCCTGCGGCTTCCTCGATGAGGACCCTGCGATCCTCCGGTTTGGAGGCCACAATCATGTCAACTCGTCCCTGCTCGATGATGGCGTACGAATTCTTACCAACGCCCGTATCAAGGAAGAAATCAACCACATCGGAAAGACGGCAGGGAATCCCGTTGATTTCATACTGAGAATCGCCGTCCCTGAATAAGCGGCGTGCTATCATGATTTCGTCGTAGTCAGCCATGGAAGCAGGGCTCAGGCCGTCCGTGTTTGAAAGCACAAGCTGGACCTCAGCCATGCCGACTGCTTTCCGGCTATCGGAACCATTGAAGATCACGTCTTCCATTTTCTTCCCGCGCAGAGTTCGAGCACGCTGCTCGCCCATTGCCCAGCGGATGGCTTCCAGAACATTGCTCTTGCCGCAGCCGTTCGGCCCCACCACTGCGGTAATGCCCGGCTTGAACTCGACTACTGTTTTATCCGGGAAGCTCTTGAAGCCTTTTATCTCTAATCGCTTGATCTTCATCGGTTTGGGAAACGCTTTTTCTGCCTACGACGCTTCGATTCACCAACCACAGTTGGCTAATTGTCTCGAAGTTGGCCGTGAAAGCGGCTTTTCTATTTTATGCCTC
The sequence above is a segment of the Desulfomonile tiedjei DSM 6799 genome. Coding sequences within it:
- the smc gene encoding chromosome segregation protein SMC, whose amino-acid sequence is MKIKRLEIKGFKSFPDKTVVEFKPGITAVVGPNGCGKSNVLEAIRWAMGEQRARTLRGKKMEDVIFNGSDSRKAVGMAEVQLVLSNTDGLSPASMADYDEIMIARRLFRDGDSQYEINGIPCRLSDVVDFFLDTGVGKNSYAIIEQGRVDMIVASKPEDRRVLIEEAAGINRYKSRKEAAIKKLEQTKQNLVRISDIVSEVKRQSTALKRQAARAERYRKLTEELRSLDLSIHSWKYREVETEKVRVDGVLQEEHAKLAQCEADYSGLSAALEAEKLKALELDKKLKDLVESRHKADVELTALRGRIEKHRSGIAQSTERQKRSTDERIVIVKKLGEASSLKDTLQKNRNTISESIAAASEDLKQAQSSMRAADQSLVAERRAVEQFKENVFRTLQESAQERNRITFLKKRAREIDLSLEKMTGELQSISDAQKADALQREALAGELEMTTRALAEQSERKDRLSEDRENLRKQIVSMRESLSLDEKEFAVSKARFDSLSAMQHEFRAYDEGVRFLMVNKDTCGSDSLLGPLAEMVEVAPEHRKALTAALGNRLGHLVVESPQHGAESANLLKEQAAGRSGFLPRKPRFESNKEGSPGPEDAIRLSEIVSFRAGCEELGSFLLSDCFVVDDLATAVRLWENNGYSVDLVTKTGEVLTKHGEIIGGMEDSSREEIFRDRHEMADLDKKLQDLGKRLTILKSELKANELKENACSKDLESCRASMGDLNVKEAGLKKDLERLDSQLSGYRRRTDILQLESGNLQKEKLGLDDETLKSESKITVLETKRQALEKQKEESSRKVEELHATARENSRTTGELRVKLAQLEERNRSIDREFQALSETVVQYESRIAALTRDIESSAEEEKRLTLELESCLAGEQELLAAKMDLSEKIQFLQKESEELSLSVRNTEEQAARSEKSMRELREKVHGLEMESVRLTQILEGIVEKILERYRTDPRTVPCPDALPDDSGLDELRTKIEAMGEVNPAAIAESRTIQERLVFLLEQETDLKKAVESLYATINAINKTTQERFRTAFENINEQFQQIFPFLFRGGEARLELTDKDDLLETGVEILARPPGKRIQNMDLLSGGEKALTAVALIFSIFLTKPSPFCLLDEVDAPLDDSNLSRFNEMLRKLGDKTQFLIITHNKRSMEEADSLYGVTMEESGVSRVVSVQFAS